The following proteins are encoded in a genomic region of Streptomyces gobiensis:
- a CDS encoding ABC transporter ATP-binding protein, whose product MSTPAAEQTHSLAEGERLAARAAALTKAYGTGETAVLALNEVDVEIFRGRFTAVMGPSGSGKSTLMHCLAGLDTATSGQVWLGETEITGLNERELTRLRRDRIGFMFQSFNLLPTLTAGENITLPMDIAGHTPDRAWVDQVIDTLRLGDRLSHRPAELSGGQQQRVACARALASRPELIFADEPTGNLDSRSSLEVLSFLREAVDSLNQTVVMVTHDPSAAGHADLVLFLGDGRIVDEMPRPTAEAVLERMKRFDTVRTARSDAARKT is encoded by the coding sequence ATGTCCACACCGGCAGCGGAGCAGACCCATTCCCTCGCGGAGGGCGAGCGGCTCGCTGCCCGCGCCGCCGCGCTGACCAAGGCGTACGGCACCGGGGAGACCGCCGTACTGGCGCTCAACGAGGTGGATGTGGAGATCTTCCGCGGCCGTTTCACGGCCGTGATGGGGCCGTCCGGCTCCGGGAAGTCGACGCTGATGCACTGTCTGGCGGGGCTCGACACCGCCACCTCGGGGCAGGTGTGGCTGGGCGAGACCGAGATCACCGGATTGAATGAGCGGGAACTGACCCGGCTGCGCCGCGACAGAATCGGCTTTATGTTCCAGTCGTTCAATCTCCTGCCGACTCTCACCGCGGGAGAGAACATCACGCTGCCCATGGACATCGCCGGACACACACCGGACCGGGCGTGGGTGGACCAGGTCATCGACACCCTCAGGCTCGGTGACCGGCTCAGCCACCGCCCGGCGGAGCTGTCCGGCGGTCAGCAGCAGCGGGTCGCCTGCGCCCGTGCGCTGGCTTCCCGGCCGGAGCTGATCTTCGCTGATGAGCCGACCGGCAACCTGGACTCACGTTCCAGCCTTGAGGTGCTGAGCTTCCTGCGGGAGGCCGTTGACTCGCTGAACCAGACCGTGGTGATGGTGACCCATGATCCCAGCGCCGCCGGACACGCGGACCTGGTGCTGTTCCTCGGTGACGGCCGCATCGTGGACGAGATGCCACGCCCGACCGCGGAGGCGGTGCTGGAGCGGATGAAGCGTTTCGACACCGTACGCACAGCACGGTCCGACGCAGCACGGAAGACCTGA
- a CDS encoding antitoxin produces the protein MAKTQLNVRVDESTAQTARERALRRGMSVNRYIEELVRQDAGEVGHTFVESAADFMKQYESVFAEEFGQEHEGRQRT, from the coding sequence ATGGCCAAGACTCAGCTGAACGTTCGAGTGGACGAGAGCACCGCTCAGACCGCGCGCGAACGCGCTCTGCGGCGCGGTATGAGCGTAAACCGCTACATCGAGGAGCTGGTACGGCAGGACGCGGGCGAGGTGGGACACACCTTCGTCGAGTCGGCCGCCGACTTCATGAAACAGTACGAATCCGTTTTCGCGGAGGAGTTCGGCCAGGAGCACGAGGGTCGTCAGCGTACGTGA
- a CDS encoding fic family toxin-antitoxin system, toxin component: MNLRIDLAWLLIIAEEKTPGDPRITDYGALIAAVSRHEAAIFDRPVYTDPQSRAAALLQLLLHVPALERSNAMFASAVAYGYLVASGLKVVTSPEQIRDLARLVKDGTADIHAIADELRTWSH, translated from the coding sequence GTGAACCTCCGTATCGACCTCGCCTGGCTGCTCATCATCGCCGAAGAGAAGACCCCCGGCGATCCCCGGATCACCGACTACGGTGCCCTGATCGCCGCGGTCAGCAGGCATGAAGCCGCCATATTCGACCGCCCCGTCTACACCGACCCGCAGAGCCGTGCCGCCGCGCTTCTCCAACTGCTGCTGCACGTCCCCGCCCTCGAACGCTCGAACGCGATGTTCGCCTCCGCCGTCGCCTATGGCTACCTCGTTGCCAGCGGCCTGAAGGTTGTCACCTCACCCGAGCAGATCCGCGACCTGGCGCGGCTGGTCAAGGACGGCACCGCGGATATCCACGCCATCGCCGACGAACTGCGCACCTGGAGCCACTAG
- the bioD gene encoding dethiobiotin synthase, whose amino-acid sequence MPVLVITGTGTEVGKTVVTAAIAAAAVSAGRSVAVLKPAQTGVAAGEPGDAAEVVRLAGDAVTAAELARYPEPLAPETAARRAGLPYVRPREVADAAGKLAAEHDLVLVEGAGGLLVRFDDSGSTLADAARLLDAPVLVVAAAGLGTLNATALTAEALRSRGLTCPGVIVGSWPAAPDLAARCNLADLPRAAGAPLLGVLPTGAGALSCADFRARASGWLAPELGGVWAGPVS is encoded by the coding sequence ATGCCGGTTCTGGTCATCACGGGGACGGGCACGGAGGTCGGGAAGACCGTTGTGACGGCGGCCATCGCCGCCGCCGCGGTGTCGGCGGGGCGGTCGGTGGCCGTGCTCAAGCCCGCGCAGACCGGAGTGGCGGCAGGCGAGCCGGGGGACGCGGCGGAGGTGGTGCGGCTGGCGGGTGACGCGGTGACCGCCGCCGAACTGGCCCGCTACCCCGAGCCGCTGGCGCCGGAGACGGCGGCGCGGCGGGCCGGGCTGCCGTATGTGCGGCCCCGGGAGGTCGCCGACGCGGCGGGCAAGCTGGCCGCTGAGCATGATCTGGTGCTGGTGGAGGGGGCGGGCGGACTGCTCGTCCGCTTCGATGACAGCGGGTCGACGCTCGCGGACGCCGCGCGGCTGCTGGACGCGCCGGTGCTGGTGGTGGCGGCGGCAGGTCTTGGCACGCTGAACGCCACCGCGCTGACGGCTGAGGCGCTGCGGTCGCGGGGGCTGACGTGTCCTGGGGTGATCGTCGGGAGCTGGCCGGCCGCGCCGGATCTGGCCGCGCGGTGCAACCTCGCCGATCTGCCGCGGGCGGCCGGGGCGCCGCTGCTGGGGGTACTGCCGACGGGGGCGGGGGCGCTGTCCTGCGCTGATTTCCGAGCGCGTGCGAGTGGTTGGCTGGCGCCGGAGCTGGGCGGGGTGTGGGCGGGGCCGGTGAGCTAG
- a CDS encoding adenosylmethionine--8-amino-7-oxononanoate transaminase yields MPEPMRADELLALDQQHVWHPYGPMPGRQRPLVVESAAGVRLRLAEPMAGRRELVDGMSSWWSAIHGYNHPVLNEAARGQLERMSHVMFGGLTHEPAVRLAKRLVDITPEGLEHVFLADSGSVSVEVAVKMCLQYWRSVGEVGKQRLLTWRGGYHGDTWQPMAVCDPDGGMHELWSGRLPRQIFAQAPPAGFDADPDEAYVRHLRELIGRHAHELAAVIVEPVVQGAGGMRFHSPAYVRALREACDEHGVLLVLDEIATGFGRTGALFAAEHAGVTPDVLCVGKALTGGYLTMAATLCTPRVAEGISRGEVPVLAHGPTFMANPLAAAVADASLGLLLGQDWAGEVKRIEAGLREGLAPARGLPGVRDVRVLGAIGVVQLDREVDMAAATRAAVREGVWLRPFRDMVYTMPPFVAGDEDVARIGAAVCAAAAEG; encoded by the coding sequence ATGCCTGAGCCCATGCGGGCCGACGAGCTGCTGGCACTGGACCAGCAGCACGTCTGGCACCCCTACGGCCCGATGCCGGGGCGGCAGCGGCCGCTGGTCGTCGAGTCGGCGGCCGGGGTGCGGCTCCGGCTGGCCGAACCAATGGCGGGGCGGCGTGAGCTGGTCGACGGGATGTCGTCGTGGTGGTCGGCGATCCACGGCTACAACCACCCGGTGCTCAATGAGGCGGCGCGTGGCCAGCTGGAGCGGATGAGTCATGTGATGTTCGGCGGGCTCACCCATGAGCCCGCCGTACGGCTGGCCAAGCGGCTGGTCGATATCACCCCGGAAGGGCTGGAACATGTCTTTCTTGCCGACTCCGGGTCGGTGTCGGTCGAGGTCGCGGTCAAAATGTGCCTGCAGTACTGGCGCTCGGTCGGCGAGGTGGGCAAACAGCGGCTGCTGACCTGGCGCGGCGGCTATCACGGTGACACCTGGCAGCCGATGGCGGTGTGTGATCCGGACGGCGGCATGCATGAGCTGTGGTCGGGAAGGCTGCCCCGGCAGATCTTCGCCCAGGCGCCGCCGGCCGGTTTCGACGCCGATCCCGATGAGGCGTATGTCCGTCATCTGCGGGAGCTGATCGGGCGGCACGCCCATGAGCTGGCCGCGGTGATCGTGGAGCCGGTGGTGCAGGGCGCTGGCGGCATGCGCTTCCACTCCCCCGCCTATGTGCGGGCGCTGCGTGAGGCATGCGATGAGCACGGTGTGCTGTTGGTGCTCGACGAGATCGCCACCGGGTTCGGCCGGACCGGAGCGCTGTTCGCGGCGGAGCACGCGGGCGTTACCCCCGATGTGCTGTGTGTGGGCAAGGCGCTGACCGGCGGCTATCTGACGATGGCGGCGACGCTGTGCACACCGCGGGTGGCGGAGGGGATCTCCCGCGGTGAGGTGCCGGTGCTGGCGCACGGGCCGACGTTCATGGCCAATCCGCTGGCCGCGGCGGTGGCCGACGCCTCGCTCGGGCTGCTGCTCGGGCAGGACTGGGCGGGTGAAGTCAAGCGGATCGAGGCCGGGCTGCGGGAAGGGCTCGCGCCGGCACGGGGCCTGCCGGGGGTCCGGGATGTGCGGGTGCTCGGTGCGATTGGTGTGGTGCAGCTGGACCGGGAGGTCGATATGGCGGCGGCGACCCGGGCGGCGGTGCGCGAGGGGGTATGGCTGCGGCCGTTCCGCGACATGGTGTACACGATGCCGCCGTTTGTGGCCGGTGACGAGGATGTGGCCCGGATCGGTGCGGCGGTATGTGCCGCGGCGGCCGAGGGGTGA
- the bioB gene encoding biotin synthase BioB: MDLLNTLVDKGLRRELPTREEAVAVLATSDDELLDVVAAAGKVRRQWFGRRVKLNYLVNLKSGLCPEDCSYCSQRLGSKAEILKYTWLKPEQAAQAARAGVSGGAKRVCLVASGRGPTDRDVDRVSETISAIKEQHEGVEVCACLGLLSDGQAARLRDAGADAYNHNLNTSEATYGDICTTHDYADRVSTVQQAQAAGMSACSGLIAGMGESDGDLVDVVFALRELDPDSVPVNFLIPFEGTPLGKEWNLTPQRALRILAMVRFVCPDAEVRLAGGREVHLRSMQPLALHLANSIFLGDYLTSEGQAGQADLDMIADAGFEVEGTDTVTLPGHRADALAAAGAGCGSHGGGGCTPCGDDGAREAEPAQPVAGSADQARTDLVAVRRRGAGTELPPNA; the protein is encoded by the coding sequence ATGGACCTGCTGAACACGCTGGTGGACAAGGGATTGCGGCGCGAGCTGCCAACGCGCGAGGAAGCGGTCGCCGTGCTGGCGACCTCCGATGACGAACTGCTCGATGTGGTGGCCGCGGCCGGAAAGGTGCGCCGCCAGTGGTTCGGGCGGCGGGTGAAGCTCAACTATCTGGTCAATCTGAAGTCAGGGCTGTGCCCGGAGGACTGTTCTTACTGTTCACAGCGGCTGGGTTCGAAGGCCGAGATCCTGAAGTACACCTGGCTGAAGCCCGAGCAGGCCGCTCAGGCCGCCCGTGCCGGTGTGTCGGGCGGTGCCAAGCGGGTGTGTCTGGTGGCGAGCGGGCGGGGACCGACCGACCGCGATGTGGACCGGGTGTCCGAGACCATCTCCGCGATCAAGGAGCAGCACGAGGGTGTCGAGGTGTGTGCCTGTCTCGGGCTGCTGTCGGACGGTCAGGCGGCGCGGCTGCGGGACGCGGGCGCCGATGCCTACAACCACAACCTCAATACGTCGGAGGCGACGTATGGGGACATCTGCACCACGCATGACTACGCGGACCGGGTCTCCACGGTGCAGCAGGCGCAGGCGGCCGGTATGTCGGCGTGCTCCGGGCTGATCGCGGGGATGGGCGAGAGCGACGGGGACCTGGTCGACGTGGTTTTCGCGCTGCGCGAGCTGGACCCGGACTCGGTACCGGTGAACTTCCTGATCCCGTTCGAGGGAACGCCGCTGGGCAAGGAGTGGAACCTCACCCCACAGCGGGCGCTGCGGATCCTGGCGATGGTGCGGTTTGTCTGCCCGGACGCGGAGGTGCGGCTCGCAGGCGGGCGCGAGGTGCATCTGCGCTCCATGCAGCCACTGGCGCTGCATCTGGCCAACTCGATCTTCCTGGGTGACTATCTGACGAGCGAGGGGCAGGCCGGGCAGGCCGACCTCGACATGATCGCGGATGCGGGCTTCGAGGTGGAGGGCACGGACACCGTGACGCTGCCCGGTCACCGGGCCGACGCGCTGGCGGCGGCCGGTGCGGGCTGCGGCTCACACGGCGGCGGAGGCTGCACGCCGTGCGGGGACGACGGTGCGCGGGAAGCGGAGCCCGCGCAGCCGGTAGCCGGCTCCGCGGATCAGGCGCGCACTGACCTGGTAGCGGTGCGGCGCCGGGGCGCGGGCACGGAGCTGCCGCCCAATGCCTGA
- a CDS encoding 8-amino-7-oxononanoate synthase, producing MPQDPFGWLDEARDRRHRAGLVRTLRPRPADSPLLDLASNDYLGLARHPEITAAAAAAARRWGAGATGSRLVTGSTELHAELETELASFCGFEAALVLSSGYAANLAAVTTLTSRATLLVSDAGNHASLIDGCRLSRAGTTVVPHADPEAVRKALDGHDGPALAVTDSVFSVDGDAAPLPALAAACRDHGAALLIDDAHGLGVLGDGGRGAAHAADLAGSGDTVATVTLSKSLGSQGGAVLGPARVIEHLLNTARTFIFDTGLAPAATGAALAGLRLLRREPQRAARAHQVALELHTRLTAAGLVAARPDAAVVSVRAPSPEAAVRWAADCRSAGLSVGCFRPPSVPDGVSRLRLTARADLSDAQLTQAAGAIIRTAPAVH from the coding sequence ATGCCCCAGGACCCGTTCGGCTGGCTTGACGAGGCCCGCGACCGGCGCCACCGCGCCGGACTCGTACGCACCCTGCGCCCCCGCCCCGCCGACTCACCGCTGCTGGACCTGGCCAGTAACGACTATCTCGGCCTGGCCCGCCACCCCGAGATCACCGCCGCCGCGGCGGCCGCCGCCCGCCGCTGGGGAGCGGGCGCCACCGGCTCCCGGCTGGTCACCGGCTCCACCGAGCTGCACGCCGAACTTGAAACCGAGCTCGCCTCCTTCTGCGGCTTCGAAGCCGCCCTTGTTCTCTCCTCCGGCTACGCCGCCAACCTCGCCGCTGTCACCACGCTCACCTCCCGCGCCACCCTTCTGGTCTCCGACGCGGGAAACCACGCTTCCCTCATCGACGGCTGCCGCCTCTCCCGCGCCGGGACCACCGTCGTCCCGCATGCCGATCCCGAAGCGGTCCGTAAAGCCCTCGACGGACACGATGGCCCGGCCCTCGCCGTCACCGACTCCGTCTTCTCCGTCGACGGCGACGCCGCGCCACTGCCCGCGCTCGCCGCCGCCTGCCGTGACCATGGCGCTGCTCTCCTGATCGACGACGCCCATGGCCTCGGCGTCCTCGGTGACGGCGGCCGGGGCGCCGCGCACGCCGCCGACCTGGCCGGATCCGGCGACACGGTCGCCACCGTCACCCTGTCCAAGTCCCTTGGCAGCCAGGGAGGCGCGGTACTGGGCCCGGCCCGGGTGATCGAGCATCTCCTCAACACCGCACGTACCTTCATCTTCGATACCGGCCTGGCCCCCGCCGCCACCGGCGCCGCCCTGGCGGGACTGCGGCTGCTGCGCCGCGAGCCGCAGCGGGCGGCCCGCGCCCACCAGGTCGCTCTTGAACTTCACACCCGCCTCACCGCCGCGGGCCTGGTGGCGGCCCGGCCGGACGCCGCGGTTGTCTCCGTACGGGCCCCCTCTCCGGAAGCGGCCGTACGCTGGGCCGCGGACTGCCGCTCGGCCGGACTCTCGGTCGGCTGCTTCCGCCCGCCGTCCGTACCCGACGGCGTCTCCCGGCTGCGGCTGACCGCCCGCGCCGACCTCAGCGATGCCCAGCTCACCCAGGCAGCCGGGGCGATCATCAGGACCGCCCCGGCTGTCCACTGA
- a CDS encoding ATP-binding protein, producing the protein MADHQEASVTLPSAPASVTAARRYVTGVLTEWGMPDSADTADTVRLIVSELATNAVQHTLGQSPTFTVDVRLERDEQLRIGVTDSHPRWPRRLPAAVQQDNGRGMVIIRSLTAESGGKLTVVPTREGGKTVWIVLPWRTPVQ; encoded by the coding sequence ATGGCAGACCATCAGGAAGCATCCGTCACCTTGCCGAGCGCTCCGGCCTCGGTCACCGCGGCGCGCAGATACGTTACGGGAGTCCTCACCGAGTGGGGCATGCCGGACAGCGCCGATACCGCCGATACCGTCCGGCTCATCGTCTCGGAGCTGGCCACCAACGCCGTTCAGCACACCCTGGGGCAGTCACCCACCTTCACCGTCGACGTCCGCCTGGAGCGCGACGAGCAACTGCGCATCGGCGTCACCGACAGCCACCCCCGATGGCCCAGACGGCTGCCCGCCGCCGTCCAGCAGGACAACGGCCGTGGCATGGTCATCATCCGCTCTCTGACCGCCGAATCCGGCGGCAAGCTGACCGTCGTACCGACCCGCGAAGGCGGCAAGACCGTATGGATCGTCCTCCCCTGGCGTACCCCCGTCCAGTGA
- a CDS encoding ATP-dependent Clp protease proteolytic subunit, with protein sequence MVRPTARYILPEFTERTSAGSRTLDPYSKLLDERIIFLGTQIDDTAANDVMAQMMHLEHAAPDRHLSLYINSPGGSFTAMTAIYDTMRFVSCEVETVCLGQAASAAAVLLAAGTPGRRLALPSARVIIHQPSFAEPLEGQTADLEIQANELMRTRDTLESLLERHTGQPVERIRADIERDTFFDAHGAVGYGLVDQLTVERGRPGAQRILG encoded by the coding sequence ATGGTCCGTCCGACCGCCCGCTACATCCTTCCGGAGTTCACGGAGCGCACCAGTGCCGGGAGCCGGACGCTGGATCCGTACTCAAAGCTGCTCGACGAACGCATCATCTTCCTCGGCACCCAGATCGACGACACCGCGGCCAACGATGTGATGGCGCAGATGATGCATCTGGAGCACGCCGCACCGGACCGGCATCTCTCCCTCTACATCAACTCCCCCGGCGGCTCCTTCACCGCGATGACCGCCATCTACGACACGATGCGTTTTGTGTCCTGCGAGGTCGAGACGGTCTGCCTGGGACAGGCCGCCTCCGCCGCCGCGGTGTTGCTGGCCGCCGGTACTCCGGGCAGGCGGCTGGCGCTGCCCAGCGCACGTGTGATCATTCACCAGCCCTCCTTCGCCGAGCCCCTCGAAGGACAGACAGCCGACCTCGAAATCCAGGCCAACGAGCTGATGCGTACCCGCGACACCCTCGAATCCCTGCTCGAACGGCACACCGGGCAGCCGGTGGAGCGGATCCGCGCCGACATCGAACGCGACACCTTCTTCGACGCCCACGGTGCGGTCGGGTACGGGCTGGTCGACCAGCTCACCGTCGAGCGCGGCCGCCCCGGCGCACAGCGCATTCTGGGGTGA
- a CDS encoding type II toxin-antitoxin system Phd/YefM family antitoxin: MAYEIPVTQARAELAELINRVVYGGERVVVTRHGKPLVALVSAADLERLEEPGACAPDEVISTVSAVHPATSAPGERGRFGIAAQHRGPAAGERGPGHGS, from the coding sequence ATGGCTTACGAGATTCCGGTGACGCAAGCCCGTGCAGAGCTCGCAGAGTTGATTAACCGCGTGGTGTACGGCGGGGAACGCGTGGTGGTGACACGCCACGGGAAGCCCCTGGTCGCCCTCGTATCCGCCGCTGACCTGGAACGACTTGAAGAGCCGGGCGCCTGTGCGCCGGATGAGGTGATCAGCACCGTGTCGGCTGTGCATCCCGCCACGTCCGCTCCGGGCGAACGGGGCCGCTTCGGTATCGCCGCTCAGCACCGTGGCCCGGCCGCCGGGGAACGGGGGCCGGGCCACGGGAGTTGA
- a CDS encoding M28 family metallopeptidase — protein MTHGSHRRATFAAAVCAALTLGLLGTASGARATAPDAAAPDIPVGNVQQHLKELQTIAETHGGNRAHGQPGYQASIDYLQKSLDAAGFETTVQEFKHGGSVGYNLIADWPGGGGEIIMAGAHLDSVRRGPGINDNGSGSAATLAVALAVAEEGHKPSKRLRFGWWGAEEQGLVGSRYYVSQLSDRERAEIGAYLNFDMIGSRNAGYFVYDDDAALESVFTRWFTAKDIETEPAKEANGRSDHASFKNAGIPVGGLFTGAGYIMTAEQAAKWDGTAGVPFDKCYHAACDDITNINERALDLNSDAIAHAIWKLSS, from the coding sequence GTGACACATGGATCCCATCGCCGCGCGACGTTCGCCGCGGCCGTCTGTGCTGCCCTGACCCTCGGCCTCCTGGGCACCGCGTCCGGTGCGCGGGCCACCGCGCCGGACGCGGCCGCACCGGACATACCCGTCGGCAACGTTCAGCAGCATCTCAAGGAGCTGCAGACCATAGCCGAGACCCATGGCGGTAACCGGGCGCATGGCCAGCCTGGTTACCAGGCCTCCATCGACTACCTCCAGAAGAGCCTGGACGCCGCCGGATTCGAGACGACCGTGCAGGAGTTCAAGCACGGTGGCTCAGTCGGCTACAACCTCATAGCGGACTGGCCGGGCGGCGGCGGCGAGATCATCATGGCCGGCGCCCATCTGGACTCGGTCCGCCGCGGACCCGGCATCAACGACAACGGCTCCGGTTCCGCGGCGACTCTGGCAGTGGCACTGGCCGTCGCCGAGGAAGGCCACAAGCCGAGTAAACGGCTCCGCTTTGGCTGGTGGGGTGCGGAAGAACAGGGCCTCGTCGGCTCCCGCTACTACGTCAGCCAGCTCAGCGACAGGGAGCGCGCCGAGATCGGCGCCTATCTGAACTTCGACATGATCGGCTCCCGCAACGCCGGTTACTTCGTCTATGACGACGACGCCGCCCTGGAGTCGGTCTTCACTCGGTGGTTCACAGCCAAGGACATCGAGACCGAACCCGCCAAGGAGGCCAACGGCCGCTCGGACCACGCCTCCTTCAAGAATGCCGGGATTCCGGTCGGCGGCCTGTTCACCGGCGCGGGCTACATCATGACCGCCGAGCAGGCGGCGAAGTGGGACGGCACCGCGGGGGTCCCCTTCGACAAGTGCTACCACGCAGCGTGCGACGACATCACGAACATCAATGAGAGGGCACTCGACCTCAACAGCGATGCCATCGCCCACGCCATCTGGAAGCTCAGCTCCTGA
- a CDS encoding urease subunit gamma translates to MQLTPHEQERLLIHVAADVAAQRRARGLRLNHPEAIALITTHILEGARDGRSVAELMSTGRKVLTRDDVMDGVPEMIHDVQVEATFPDGTKLVTVHEPIA, encoded by the coding sequence GTGCAACTGACCCCGCACGAGCAGGAACGCTTGCTCATCCATGTGGCCGCGGACGTGGCCGCCCAGCGCCGGGCCCGCGGGCTGCGGCTGAACCACCCTGAGGCCATCGCCCTCATCACCACACACATCCTCGAGGGCGCCCGCGACGGCCGCAGCGTAGCCGAACTCATGTCCACCGGCCGCAAAGTCCTCACCCGGGACGACGTCATGGACGGCGTCCCGGAGATGATCCACGACGTCCAGGTCGAAGCGACCTTCCCGGACGGCACCAAGCTCGTCACCGTCCACGAGCCGATCGCCTGA
- a CDS encoding urease subunit beta, whose product MIPGEILYADGPVLLNHGAPTTMLTVLNTADRPIQVGSHYHFAEANPGLGFDRGAARGKRLDIPAGTAVRFEPGIPVEISLVPLTGRRVVAGLRGETAGAVDD is encoded by the coding sequence ATGATCCCCGGAGAAATCCTTTACGCCGACGGACCGGTGCTTCTCAACCACGGCGCACCCACCACGATGCTCACGGTCCTCAACACCGCCGACCGCCCCATCCAGGTCGGCTCCCACTACCACTTCGCCGAAGCCAACCCAGGCCTCGGCTTCGACCGTGGCGCGGCCCGCGGCAAACGCCTTGACATCCCCGCCGGCACTGCTGTCCGCTTTGAACCCGGCATACCCGTAGAGATCTCCCTCGTACCCCTCACCGGTCGGCGCGTTGTGGCGGGGCTGCGTGGCGAGACCGCGGGAGCCGTTGATGACTGA
- a CDS encoding urease subunit alpha — translation MTELSRAAYADLFGPTVGDRIRLADADLLIEIEQDLCGGPGRAGDEAVFGGGKVIRESMGQARATRAEGTPDTVITGAVVLDHWGIIKADIGIRDGRITALGKAGNPDTMDGVHPGLVIGPETEIIAGNGRILTAGAIDAHVHFVCPQLADEALAAGITTLIGGGTGPAEGSKATTITPGPWHTARMLEAMDGYPVNLGLLAKGNTVSREAMYSQLRGGALGFKIHEDWGATPAAIDACLEVCEETGVQLAIHTDTLNEAGFVGDTLAAIAGRPIHAYHTEGAGGGHAPDIITVVSEPHVLPSSTNPTRPHTVNTAEEHLDMLMVCHHLNPAVPEDLAFAESRIRPSTIAAEDVLHDLGAISIISSDSQAMGRIGEVVLRTWQTAHVMKRQRGALPGDDRADNRRVRRYVAKYTINPAVANGIDHEIGSIEAGQLADLNLWEPAFFGVKPQLVIKGGQIAYAQMGDANASIPTPQPVLPRPMFGATGRAPASNSINFTNELALDDGLAGRLGLGKSFLPARNTRAVTKADMRENDTRTDVRVNPDTFSVTIDGDPVDPAPAVELPMAQRYFLF, via the coding sequence ATGACTGAGCTGAGCCGCGCCGCCTACGCCGACCTCTTCGGACCCACCGTGGGGGACCGGATACGACTGGCTGACGCCGATCTCCTCATCGAGATCGAGCAGGATCTGTGCGGCGGTCCCGGCAGGGCCGGAGACGAGGCCGTTTTCGGTGGCGGCAAAGTCATCCGTGAATCCATGGGGCAAGCCCGCGCGACGCGCGCCGAAGGCACCCCCGATACGGTCATCACCGGCGCCGTCGTCCTTGACCACTGGGGCATCATCAAGGCCGATATCGGCATCCGCGACGGCCGTATCACCGCACTCGGCAAAGCCGGTAACCCCGACACCATGGACGGCGTCCACCCCGGTCTCGTCATTGGGCCGGAAACCGAGATCATCGCGGGCAACGGCAGAATCCTCACAGCCGGAGCGATCGACGCTCACGTCCACTTCGTCTGTCCACAGCTCGCCGATGAAGCCCTCGCCGCAGGTATCACCACTCTCATCGGCGGCGGCACCGGCCCAGCCGAGGGCAGCAAGGCCACCACCATTACCCCCGGTCCCTGGCATACCGCCCGCATGCTGGAGGCGATGGACGGATATCCGGTGAACCTCGGGCTGCTCGCCAAGGGCAACACCGTCTCCCGCGAGGCGATGTACAGCCAACTGCGTGGCGGCGCCCTCGGCTTCAAGATCCACGAAGACTGGGGCGCCACTCCCGCGGCCATCGACGCCTGCCTCGAGGTCTGCGAGGAGACCGGCGTACAGCTCGCCATCCACACCGACACCCTCAACGAGGCCGGATTCGTCGGCGACACCCTCGCCGCCATCGCCGGACGCCCCATCCACGCCTACCACACCGAAGGCGCGGGCGGCGGCCACGCGCCCGACATCATCACCGTCGTCTCCGAGCCCCACGTCCTGCCCAGCTCCACCAACCCCACCCGGCCGCACACCGTCAACACCGCTGAGGAACACCTCGACATGCTGATGGTCTGCCACCACCTCAACCCCGCCGTCCCCGAGGACCTCGCCTTCGCCGAGTCCCGCATCCGGCCCTCGACCATCGCCGCCGAGGATGTCCTGCACGATCTGGGCGCCATCTCCATCATCTCCTCCGACTCACAGGCCATGGGCCGCATCGGGGAGGTAGTGCTGCGCACCTGGCAGACCGCCCATGTCATGAAGCGGCAGCGCGGCGCCCTGCCCGGCGATGACCGGGCCGACAACCGCCGGGTCCGCCGCTACGTCGCCAAATACACCATCAACCCGGCTGTCGCGAACGGCATTGACCATGAGATCGGTTCGATAGAAGCGGGCCAGCTCGCCGACCTCAACCTGTGGGAACCGGCCTTCTTCGGCGTCAAACCCCAACTGGTCATCAAGGGCGGTCAGATCGCCTACGCCCAGATGGGTGACGCCAACGCGTCCATCCCCACCCCTCAGCCCGTGCTGCCACGCCCCATGTTCGGCGCCACCGGCCGCGCCCCCGCCAGCAACTCCATCAACTTCACCAATGAACTGGCCCTCGACGACGGCCTGGCCGGCCGACTCGGTCTGGGCAAGTCCTTCCTGCCCGCCCGTAACACCCGGGCCGTCACCAAGGCCGATATGCGCGAGAACGACACCCGTACCGACGTCCGCGTCAACCCGGACACCTTCTCGGTCACCATCGACGGCGACCCGGTAGACCCGGCCCCCGCCGTGGAACTGCCCATGGCCCAGCGCTACTTCCTGTTCTGA